One Sulfitobacter sp. M39 genomic window, GTTGGAAATACAGTCTAGAAAGATTGCGATCACATTTAGCTTTGATCATCGAACGCAAACTAGCTATGAGAAGACTTGAGTGGTCCCGTAGCTCAACTGGATAGAGCACCTGACTTCTAATCAGGGGGTTGGGGGTTCGAGTCCTCCCGGGATCGCCAGTCACACTAAATGCCAATGGAGCATAAGCGTGCAAATCGCCGCTATTAGATGCAAATGACTGTCAATAGATTTGTTTGGTGCGTTCAGAAATTTTCGCCGAGCGGAAACGGCCCAGAGCCGACCTTCGCAGTCAGTTCCGATGCCGCAACGCAGCTTAGCCAAACCACCCATTCGTGCTTCGTGCAGCATTGTCCGAGGGTCAAGCTCGCCTCTGCGGGACCTTTCTGCCGTTCGCTGCATCTCACACCAAGGTCCGTTTGGCCCGCATAAACATGTAAACATGCCGGGTCTCTTCCTGGCGTCTGCCTGAGCTCATGTCACTCCGAGGACGATGGATATCGGAGCTGGTTCTGGATCTCGCTCACTCCGGACCGGCCGCGGTCGGATTGAGCGGAACGCCACCGGCTGCGCCGAGGTAGCCGAACTCTAAAATCGGGCGCAATTCTCCGTTCTGTTCACCCCATAGAACCGCGGCACGGTGATTGCGCACCTCGTGCATAACCGCGTCGTATGTCAGTATTAGTGGGGTTGAACGATCCCCGTCATCCGCCATTTGCCACTGGCTGATAACAAGGGCAAAGTGACCGAGATGGTCGTGGTATGTGAACTGAATTCGCGCATCGCTCATTGCCAGTGCTAAAGGGGAACTTGCTTTTGTCACAGCAAGGTGGTGCCCGAGATAGAGCGCCAGGGCCGCGGCAAGTTCCTGAGGCAACGGCTGGCCTGATGGCAACTCCTCCAAAGCGGAAAGCTCCGGCGCCGCGATAATCAGATCGTCCAATGGGAATTGGATGGTCAACTGCAATGCGGATCCTTGCTGTCGCAACAGGAGAACGCTGCCGGGCAAGGCATGTGCCAGCACAGCCCCGATACTGCCGATAAATACCACAAGCGCGAGCAGGCCCGAGCGCCAGATCACTTTTTCTGTCCGCCGTAATCGTCTGTCAGATCACGCCAGACCGAATGCGGGTGGTTCCCCACCTTCTCGGTAGACTTGTTCGACTGCAAGGAGAACTCGATCCAGAGCGACGGCCCATGCACCCGGACGTAGTCATCCTCCGCGCTCATTTGCGGTGTGCCGGAGTAGCCGAGATAAGTTTCGGGCAATTCGGATGTGTATTTTTCCATGTAGTCTGCGGCCTCGGTGTCGGAAATATCACCGACATAGGTCTCGATCGCGGCCAGAAGCAGGGCGGTCTGATCCTCGTCCAATTCGGAGACCGGCAGACCCTCGAAGCTGTGCGGGATCGCGTCATCGGACTGTGGCCCGGCGAGGATGTCGCGGTAGGTTCCTTCCAGTTCGGCACCTGCGCGTTGATCCTCCGACAGTGCGCTGAGCAGCGTAGCAAAGGCGTGACGTTCCTGCGTCAGGGGCTGGTTCACCCGACCGTTCATTTCGAAATAGGGGAAAGGTTCGACGCCACGGAAGGACGGCGTGGCCCCAGCCAACTCCCCGTCGACATAGGTATTGGCAAACGCCACGTGGTGCCCGCCGTAATAGAGCTCCCATACGCCGGTCGTCCCGGGCGTGCCAAGGAAAGCGAACTTGGTGTTGAAAGAGGAATAGCCGGCCTTGTAGTCGGTGCTGACGGTGTTGATGTAGTCGTCGGCGTTCAGGGTCTGGACCATCTCGTCCCAGCCCTCGTCGATTTCACCGCTTGTGGCTTCCATCATGATCGCCTTGACCAGCCCGCGTTGCTTGGTATTCAACTCGCCCAGAAGAACACCTGGTCGCTTAGGAAAGGCCCCAGCGGGCAAGTTGCTCCAGTATTCCGCTTCAGTGCGAGAATAGTCATGTTGCAGGTGCTCGAGGATATCCTCCGACGCGTCCGCCTTCAGCAGATCAATCAAGCACAGCATCCGCTCATAGCCCGACGTATCGCCGCAGTCTGCGGCGCTGTCGGGAATCGGCACTGTCTCCATTAACGTGCTGGTGTCGCCCATGCGCGCCTGAAGCGCTTCGCTCAGCGCCTGATCCTCCTCCGACATCGGCGGCGGACCGCCGTCACCGGGCGGCGGGCCATCGTGACCTTGAGCAAAGACCGGTGAAACCAGAAGAGCGGCCAGCACGGCGACGCCGACAAGTTCAAAACGATGAGACATTTGGCAATCCATTTGTGGAGTCACTGCATTTAGCTCTCAGCATCGGGGAAACCAAGAAGAAAAGCAAGGTGATGCCCGGCAACCGACCAAGCACACCGCAAGCCTCCCGATCTGGCTCCGACTAGCATGAAACGGCAAAAGATCATCGCGACTCGGGCCATCGAAGCCGCCGTTCGCTCGCGGCGCAGCATTCGGCAGATTGGGCTCACACCAGACTTGCGGCGGTGCGGCACACAAATCTTGATCTTGCAGGTTTCAGCGCGACCAACCGAATGACCGGCCCCACCCTTCTTCGACATTCCTACCAAGTGCAGCATCAACGCTTGGCTCCGACGCAAAGGGCGGGGAGTGGGTGTTCGTTGAGAGACGCTCCAAGGTGGGATAGGGATGCCTTTCCAAATCTCAGATAATGGTCGGAGTGATTTCACGGGTCGGTTAAGCAGCTATCGAACCATCAATCATCCTTCTCGTTTGCTTCCTCAGTTGCATCCATGAGCTCGATGCCATCCAAAAGACTATCGTCTCCTTCCCATTTTTCATCGCCTGGAATCTTATACATCTCACGCCAATACTTGACGCTTTCCCAGTCGACATTTTCCGCTTTGGTTGCCTCCTTGGCTGAGTGTTTTGCATCTTTTCCTTCGCTTGCATCGAAGATCTCTAAAAGGTGCGAGGTGCCCGTCGAAACCCCCTTAAGTTCAGCGAATTCTTGTATCAACAGGATTAGGCCCGATACGTATTCAAAAGCGCTGTCGAAAGTTACTGCCCCGCCCTTGTGGGCAAAATCATTCCTAGCTTTCCGCGCGACGGCTAGCGTTTCATAGGCATCTTCTGAGATTATCTTGGCCAACGCCAAAAGCTCCAACATTGGCGCGACATTTCTCGTTGCTTTAAGGCCCTTCCTTCGCTTTTCCGTGCCGTAAATGTCTTGATTTCCAATCAAGAATTCGTCCCATATTTGTTGGATGACTTGCTCGCAGGCCACCCAGCCAAAGACTAGAGCATTACGTGTTTCCGAGCGGCGCAGGCTGGAATATGCCAAAGAGAGGTATGCGGCGTTAAGCTTGGTCAAATGGCTGAAGACCTTCTGGCCCTCGGCGTAAGCATCCCCAACTTCCTTCTCGGTAATTCGCCTTGGAGATAGCAACGAAATATTTAGCTGGCCACCAGCGCCGCCTTCTTGGAGGGCTTGACTGATTTGGGCCTCGGAGCCCAATGCGCGGGTGTATCTGAAGTAGCCGGATGATTTTAACTCGCCAAATCCCATCATTCCGTGGGTTGATGCATCCAGTGCCAACCCTCCCAACATCATCGCAGCCTTGACGCAGTTGAAACAATCCATCGCTGCGTCAGGCGTAGAAACTGAGGGAGTTCGGGGGATTAGCATCGACCCATCGAATCCAAAGCCCATAGGGCTCCCGCCTTCCAATCCAGCATCTAAGAAGAAAGACACGCGATGAAGCTTCAGCGGACTATAGGTGCCGACCTGCCCCCCGAAACTTCCCTCAGTTTAATGTAGAGTTTGCTCAAGCTTTGAAGGAGCAAACAAATGCGACAGAGCCGATTTACCGAAGCCCAAATAATCGGGATGATCAAAGAACAGGAAGCTGGGATGCCGACGGCAGAGGTGTGTCGTAGGCATGGCCTGAGCCCGGCGTCGTTTTACAAGCTCAAAGCCAAGTATGGCGGCATGAACGTGTCAGACACCCACCGGCTTAAATCGCTGGAAGATGAGAACGCGAAGCTGAAGCGTCTGCTGGCCGATACGATGCTCGATAACGTTGTTCTGAAGGATTTGCTGGGAAAGAGCTGACGACACCGAATGTGCGACGGGCTGTAGCACGCAAGGCGATGCGGGATCATGATATCTCGCAACGTCGTGCGTGCAGGCTGGTCGGTGTCGATCCCAAGACCGTTCGGCGCGACAAGCCGCCGGATAATCCTGAAGTTCGCGAAGAGATGAAAGCGATTGCCAGCAAACGGCGTCGGTTCGGCTATCGCCGGATTGGCGTGCTGTTGGAACGCAAAGGCATGATTATGAACCACAAGAAGCTGTATCGTCTCTACACCGAGGAAAAGCCGGGTGTCAGGCGGCGCAGAGGCCGTAAACGTGCGCGTGGATCGCGGACACCTATGCCTGTGGCTTTGCGACCAGGCGAGCGTTGGTCGTTGGATTTTGTGTCTGATACGTTCGGCGCATCCGCTGCCCGGCAGTGGTTTGTTTACAAACCATGAGAGGGGCGCAAGTTCCGCATGCTGGCAGTGAATGACGACTGCTGCCGTGAGAACCTGTGCCTGATGGCCGATACCAGCATCTCAGGTGCGAGGGTGGCACGCGAGTTAGATGCGCTTGTGCGCGTTTATGGGAAGCCTGCCTGTATCGTCAGTGATAACGGCACAGAGTTCACCAGTCGTGCGATCCTGAAGTGGGCTGGCGATAACGATGTTGATTGGCATTATATCGATCCGGGCAAACCGCAGCAGAATGCCTTCATCGAAAGCTTCAACGGCAGTCTGCGCGACGAGCTGCTCAACGAGGAGATCTTCGACACCTTGGATGATGCTCGCCGCAAGCTGGCTCTCTGGCGATACGATTACAACAACGTCAGACCGCACTCATCACTCGGAAACCAAGCACCTGCTGAAGCGCGCCGTGCGCTTGAGCAATTTGAGGGCACCGCACACGACGCGCTTGCCCAAAATGACGATGAAGAATATGAAATCCAAACCCGCAAACTCTCACTATGAATGAGGGAGACTCGGGGGGCAGGTCAAGACCAGTTGCCCAAACCGTGTTGCTAGGTTGGCCCGTTTGGCTGGGATCCGCGCTGAGATTGGTTACAAACGTAAGCCGGGCAAGTATGGTGGAAGGCCGTCAGTCGTCGTCGACAACACGTTAGACCGGCAGTTTGATGTGACAGCGCCAGACACCGCCTGGGTGTCCGATATTACTTACATCAAAACCTATGAGGGGTTCCTCTATCTGGCGGTTATCATCGACCTCTACTCACGACGTGTGATCGGCTGGGCGACACAATCGCGGCAACCAACAGACCTCGTGCTGCAAGCCCTTCTGATGGCTGTCTGGCGACGCAAACCTAAGCGACGCGTCCTGATCCACACGGATCAAGGTTCACAATACACCAGCAGGGACTGGGCGGCGTTTCTGCGGGCCCACAATATCGAACACTCGATGAGCAGGCGCGGGAATTGTCATGACTGTGAGTATGGTATTGCGGCTTGATGGCCTGACCCATGTTACGATTGACTGCGTGTCATTGCGTTGACGTGTCGACCATCAAGTCGCCCCGGCAACGGGCGAGATGTGACCTTATAGGAGCCTGACGGGTACGCCCCATCACAGTCCTGCCCCCTCGGATCGGTGCCTGGGCATTCTTAGCAAAGAGGGCATCATGAAGACTACACATCCAGTAATTATCGGCATCGACACGCACAAGGCCAGCCACGTCGCTGTGGCGATTGATACGCAAGGCACCCGCTTAGCGACGCTCTCCATTCCAACCAATCCGAAGGGGTATTTAGATTTGGAGCGTTGGTCTCAGTCTCTTGGGAAAGTTCAGGCATTCGGGATTGAAGGCACCGGTTCTTACGGCGCAGGTCTTTCGCGGTCGTTGCTCGCCCACGGCCACAATGTCATTGAGGTCACACGGCCAAATCGACAATTGCGATACACACAGGGCAAGACAGATAGTTTGGACGCGGAAGGTGCCGCACGTTCCGTTCTTTCTGGGCAAGCTACGGCACGACCGAAGACACAGACGGGGTCATCAGAAATGATCCGCCATCTGAAGATTGCACGTGATACCGCTGTTAAATCGCGCTCGCAGGCAATGGTCACCCTGAAAACACTAATCATAAATGCACCCGCCGATTTGCGCGACGCACTGAATCATATCCGTGGGAAAATCGCACTAATCCGGCACATCGCCGCCTTTCGACCTGGTGATATCGACAATCCATTGGCCTCTGCTAAAGCCGCCATGCGTGCATTGGCGCGTCGTTGGCTGTGGCTGCACGAAGAGATTATCGCGCACGATAAGGAACTGGAACGGCTTGTCGCAGAACGCGCACCAGAGTTAATGGCATCTCACGGCATTGCCACATTGACGGTCGCAGAGATGCTGATCCTCGTTGGCGATGATCCAACACGCATTCGATCAGAGGCTGCCTTCGCTAAGCTTTGCGGGGTTTGTCCCATTCCGGCATCGAGTGGGAAAACACATCGGTTCCGACTGAACCGGGGCGGCAATCGCCAGGCCAATGCTGCCCTCTATCGTGTTGCCATTGTCAGGATGCGAAGCCACGAACCGACACTGGCTTATATCAAGAAACGCACAAAAGACGGGAAGAGCAAGAGCGAGATTATTCGTTGCCTAAAAACGCTACATCGTGCGCGAAATTTATAGCCAGCTTTGCGCCGCAAAATCGTCCCAGATCAAGGCTTGACGAATATAGGAGCTTCAATGCGCGCGTCCATTGTCCTCGGACCAATGGCGGACAAAGACTTGCCTGAGAGCTTCTTCAACCTGCTCAAACGGGAACGCGTCCGGCGTCAAACATATAAGACCCGCGAGCAGGCCAGGCAGGACATCTTCGACTACATCGAAATGTTCTATGACCCGAAACGCAAACATGTCAGAAACGGTATGCTGTCGCCTGTCGACTTCGAAAACAGACAGTTCAATGTGAACCAAGAAGGTGTCTAGGAAACTAGGGGCTATTCAGTTGTCTTCTTTCTGGTCAAGTCACGTTCAAGGATCTTGGCATCAAAACACTTAGGGCGCTTGGATATGATCTTCACCGGACCCGGACACAGGAGTACATTTGGAAAAGAGTTGTAGATCAAGCCGAGAGACAAGGTGTCATCGGTGTTCATTATGATGAATGCCAGCATGTCTTTATCGATGGCGCGAAATCTAACAAAATTTTTCTTGATAGTTTCAAGTCGATGATGAAAGACCGGCATTGGCCAATGATGCTGATTTTGTCGGGTGTTCCGACCCTCTCCAATTATATTCGTTCGTACGAACAGCTTGAGAAGCTCGTTGACCCAGTCCATTTTGATGAGATTAGACTAAAACGGGACAGTGACCAACTCGTGAAACTCTTGTACTGCTATGCTGATAGCGTCGAGATGAATATCGACGAACTTGTTACCCCAGACTTTTTGGCGCGCCTTGATCATGCATGCTCCCACCGATGGGGGCTTGTAATCGAGTTGTTGATCAAGACGTTAGTAGAAGTAAAACTATCTGGTAAAAATGAGCTTGAGGTAAATGACTTTGCCGTACAGTTCGCCGCAAAAACAGGCACTTTGATGCGATCCTCGCCATTCACCGCACCCGATTTCCTGACGGCGTTCGACTCTCAAAGACTATTTGAAATCAATTCATAGCTAAAATTACCCCAGTTCTTCCCAAAAGATGCTCGCCCTTGGCGGGCATTTTTTTGGCATGCACGTTTATTCTTCCCGGCTGCATGCTTATGATTGAAGATGAATGTGGAACTTAAATTAACCATATGATTAAAAACGTGTTTTTCAGGTATATGCTTGCCGACTAGTGATCCTTTTGCACGCTTATGCTCAATTGGCAATTTACCTACACCAGCGTAGTAGGCCCTTCGCCTTCGGTTAGACGGCCGATGATCCAGGTTTTTTTACCTTCGGCGGCCATGTTGTTAATCGCGACTTGGGCTTCAGTTGGCGACAGTGCTGCAAGCAAGCCACCCGCTGTCTGAGGGTCATAAACAAGTGGATCGCGACGCCCGCGCGTGGGTGCGTTGTCAACATTCGGTTGGAATAGAGAAGATTGCACACCACGATCGGATAGGTCTCGGGCCCCGGAATAGGTAGGGACGGCATCCGTAAAGATTTCAGCGCTTAGATGTGATGCCCGGCAGATGGCAGCGATATGACCTGCGAGGCCAAAGCCAGTGACATCTGTCATGGCATTAGCACTGCGCAAATGAAAAGCTTGGCGGTCCTGCGGCTCGGCCATCTCGTCCAAGGCTTGTGTGACGTCTGCCCCCGCAGCTGTGCCCTCCATATGCGCGGCCATAATTATCCCAGAGCCGATGGGCCGTGTCAGCACAAGGCAATCGCCAGCCTGCGCACCAGACAAAGATATAGGTTGCGTTTCGCGCGTTCCGGTAACGGTGAATCCGATGGTCATTTCGGCACCCATCGTCGTGTGCCCCCCGACAATCGCCGCGCCTGCGCGGTCGAATATCTCGCGGGCGGCAGCTGTGATTTCTTGCAGCGTCCGGGTCTGAAGTTGCTGCGACATATGGGGCAACACGATACTTGAGAGCGCCGCTTGGGGTTGCGCGCCCATGGCCCAGATGTCGCCTAATGCATGAACTGCCGCAATGCGCGCCATCAATGCCGGGTCGTGGATCAAGGCGCGCAAATGGTCAGCGCTGATGACCTGAAAGCCGCCGCCGGGTTGTTTGAGTACCGCGGCATCATCGCCGGGAACGGACAAAATTGCACCACCCGTTGGTTTTTGAAGCACCGATAGCCCGTGCCGCAAAGCAGTATTTCCGACCTTCGCACCACAGCCACCACACAAAGGCTTCGACGCTAATATTTCGCGCGCACCAGTCGCGAGTGTATCTGGCAAAGCGGGTGGTTGCATCGATGGTAGATCGTCAAGTTTATCCATGAAGGCGCGGTCGATCCGGTCTTTCCAGCGCCATAACGCAGGCCCCGAGAATGCAAGATCGAATTTTTCTGCCAAAGCCGATTTTTCCCCAAGGGAGATAAGCTTTAGGTAACGTTTTTGTGGTTTGAAGGGCTTGCGGGGACCATTGGTGAGGGCTGCGCGAAGGTTGTGATACAGGATGGGTGCTGCGCGAACGGCAAACACGCCAGCTTTGGGGCGTGGGGCAAAGGGCATTGCCGCGCAGTCACCCACGGCGAATACTGTTAGGTCCCCGGGAAGTGACAGGTCGGGCGTTGTTTCAATGAACCCATCACGCAGGGGGAGGTCCGTTTGCGTCAGCCACTCATACGGGAAGGCACCTGCCGTGCCGACCGTTAATTGAGAGGGGATTTTGTCGCCGTTGCCCAGAACGACATGATCGGCGGCGATTTCCGTGACGCGTACGCCGGTGCGTAGGGTGACCTTGGCACCGCGAAGCTTGGCCTCGACCGTGTGGCGCGCGCGATTGCTTAGGCCCGATAGGGTGGGACCGGAATGTAGCAAGGTCACGCGTGGCTCGATCCCCTTGCTGCGTACAGCATGGGCCATCGCGAGAGAAAGCTCGCAACCGGCGATACCGCCGCCGATCACGGCGATTTCGGGCTCTATATCGCCGCTCGTCACCGCGGCAAGGAAATCGCGCCAGCGTTTGGCGTAGACATCAAGTGGCTTTGCACCGACAGCAAAACCATCAAACCCAGGGATACCCATTTTAGCGGTGATCCCAATATCAAAGGAGGCAACATCATATGCAATAGGAGCGCGGTCTTCGACATGAACCAGACGCGCAGTGCGATCGATATCTGTGGCGTGGGACAGGATCAGACGCGCGCCCGCAAAGCGGCACAGCCGGACAAGGTCGATTTCAAGTGTTTCACGTGAATAGTGGCCCGCGATATAGCCCGGCAGCATACCTGTATATGGGGCCGTAGGGCCGGGATTGATGACGGTCAACCGCGCGCCCGGTAGCGGGTTCATCCCCCATTTGCGTAGCACCAACGCATGGGCATGCCCGCCGCCGATCAGCACCAGGTCTTGGGTCAGCGGGATATCGTGTCGATACATCGAATGACTTTCTATCAGGCGGGTGTGACAGTCTTAGCCTGCGAAATCGGGGGATCAAAGCCGCAAGACACAACTGCGGCCCGTTGCAACGGAATGTGAACTACGTGACAAAGACCGCAGCGTTTTCCGTGAACAAGGTGGCCTCTGTCCGTGACCCTTCGTATTCTGCACACTGCCGATCTTCACCTCGATTCACCGCTTCGTAGTTTGGCGATGAAGGATGACCGTCTGGCCGCGCAGGTGCGCGGCGCCAGCCGGCAAGCGCTTGAGACGATGGTGCAATATTGCATTGACGAGAGGGTTAGCGCCTTTCTGATATCGGGCGATCTTTATGACGGGCAAGAACGTAGCGCGAAAACCGCCGCGTATCTCGCCGCGCAGATGCATCGTTTGGCGCAGGCTGACGTGCGGGTGTTCTATATTAAGGGGAACCACGACGCGGAAAACCCCATCGCGGGGGAAATCGACCTGCCGCCGAACGTGCATGTGTTCGACGGGCGGGGCGAGAAAGTACAACTGGCCGGCCACCCCGTCTATATTCATGGCGTTAGCTTTCGCGACCGTCACGCGCCGGAAAGCCTGCTGCCGAAGTATACCGCGCCAGAGCAGGGGGCTGTTAATATCGCGATGATGCATACATCTCTCGCGGGCGCCGAGGGGCATGATCTTTATGCGCCTGTGTCGGTCGGCGAATTGGCTGGGGCCGGGTTTGATTATTGGGCATTGGGGCATGTTCACAAACGCGCCGTGCACAGCGAAGCCCCCTGGATCGTGATGCCGGGCATGCCGCAAGGGCGCGATATCGGGGAGGCGGGGCCAAAGTCTGCAAGCCTGCTGACGATCGAGGATGGCAAGATCTCGGTTTCCGAAGTGGCGACCTCGGTCGTGGAATT contains:
- a CDS encoding DUF3500 domain-containing protein: MSHRFELVGVAVLAALLVSPVFAQGHDGPPPGDGGPPPMSEEDQALSEALQARMGDTSTLMETVPIPDSAADCGDTSGYERMLCLIDLLKADASEDILEHLQHDYSRTEAEYWSNLPAGAFPKRPGVLLGELNTKQRGLVKAIMMEATSGEIDEGWDEMVQTLNADDYINTVSTDYKAGYSSFNTKFAFLGTPGTTGVWELYYGGHHVAFANTYVDGELAGATPSFRGVEPFPYFEMNGRVNQPLTQERHAFATLLSALSEDQRAGAELEGTYRDILAGPQSDDAIPHSFEGLPVSELDEDQTALLLAAIETYVGDISDTEAADYMEKYTSELPETYLGYSGTPQMSAEDDYVRVHGPSLWIEFSLQSNKSTEKVGNHPHSVWRDLTDDYGGQKK
- a CDS encoding metallophosphoesterase family protein: MHTADLHLDSPLRSLAMKDDRLAAQVRGASRQALETMVQYCIDERVSAFLISGDLYDGQERSAKTAAYLAAQMHRLAQADVRVFYIKGNHDAENPIAGEIDLPPNVHVFDGRGEKVQLAGHPVYIHGVSFRDRHAPESLLPKYTAPEQGAVNIAMMHTSLAGAEGHDLYAPVSVGELAGAGFDYWALGHVHKRAVHSEAPWIVMPGMPQGRDIGEAGPKSASLLTIEDGKISVSEVATSVVEFRRCDCDVTGAETDEDLRGKLRSVLQAQAGQGAAILRLRMTGQTALAWQIRQLADVWRAQADEIAESIGDLWIEKMSVDVTAVCEDAVDGAVAEVQQLMTDIAQEPGTQDRLQQELSQILGLLPADQRRALAPDAETQEALLRQLTDEAVLSMAAQMRGAGE
- a CDS encoding IS110 family transposase yields the protein MKTTHPVIIGIDTHKASHVAVAIDTQGTRLATLSIPTNPKGYLDLERWSQSLGKVQAFGIEGTGSYGAGLSRSLLAHGHNVIEVTRPNRQLRYTQGKTDSLDAEGAARSVLSGQATARPKTQTGSSEMIRHLKIARDTAVKSRSQAMVTLKTLIINAPADLRDALNHIRGKIALIRHIAAFRPGDIDNPLASAKAAMRALARRWLWLHEEIIAHDKELERLVAERAPELMASHGIATLTVAEMLILVGDDPTRIRSEAAFAKLCGVCPIPASSGKTHRFRLNRGGNRQANAALYRVAIVRMRSHEPTLAYIKKRTKDGKSKSEIIRCLKTLHRARNL
- the selD gene encoding selenide, water dikinase SelD, yielding MYRHDIPLTQDLVLIGGGHAHALVLRKWGMNPLPGARLTVINPGPTAPYTGMLPGYIAGHYSRETLEIDLVRLCRFAGARLILSHATDIDRTARLVHVEDRAPIAYDVASFDIGITAKMGIPGFDGFAVGAKPLDVYAKRWRDFLAAVTSGDIEPEIAVIGGGIAGCELSLAMAHAVRSKGIEPRVTLLHSGPTLSGLSNRARHTVEAKLRGAKVTLRTGVRVTEIAADHVVLGNGDKIPSQLTVGTAGAFPYEWLTQTDLPLRDGFIETTPDLSLPGDLTVFAVGDCAAMPFAPRPKAGVFAVRAAPILYHNLRAALTNGPRKPFKPQKRYLKLISLGEKSALAEKFDLAFSGPALWRWKDRIDRAFMDKLDDLPSMQPPALPDTLATGAREILASKPLCGGCGAKVGNTALRHGLSVLQKPTGGAILSVPGDDAAVLKQPGGGFQVISADHLRALIHDPALMARIAAVHALGDIWAMGAQPQAALSSIVLPHMSQQLQTRTLQEITAAAREIFDRAGAAIVGGHTTMGAEMTIGFTVTGTRETQPISLSGAQAGDCLVLTRPIGSGIIMAAHMEGTAAGADVTQALDEMAEPQDRQAFHLRSANAMTDVTGFGLAGHIAAICRASHLSAEIFTDAVPTYSGARDLSDRGVQSSLFQPNVDNAPTRGRRDPLVYDPQTAGGLLAALSPTEAQVAINNMAAEGKKTWIIGRLTEGEGPTTLV